In Zunongwangia profunda SM-A87, the following proteins share a genomic window:
- the lptB gene encoding LPS export ABC transporter ATP-binding protein, protein MKLRADDLIKQYKGRKVVKGISLEVNQGEIVGLLGPNGAGKTTSFYMIVGLIKPNSGSIVLDKENITNFPMYKRAQHGIGYLAQEASVFRKLSIEDNIMSVLQLTKLSKKERHMKMESLIEEFGLNHIRTNRGDLLSGGERRRTEIARALATDPKFILLDEPFAGVDPVAVEDIQRIVAQLKNKNIGILITDHNVQETLAITDRTYLMFEGSILKHGIPEELAEDEMVRKVYLGQNFELRKKKLFQ, encoded by the coding sequence ATGAAATTAAGAGCCGACGATCTTATAAAACAATACAAAGGAAGGAAAGTAGTAAAAGGAATTTCCCTTGAAGTAAATCAGGGTGAAATTGTTGGGCTCCTGGGACCTAACGGAGCCGGAAAAACAACCTCTTTTTATATGATTGTCGGACTTATAAAACCAAACAGTGGCAGTATCGTTCTTGATAAAGAAAACATTACGAATTTCCCTATGTACAAAAGGGCCCAGCATGGGATTGGTTATCTGGCTCAGGAGGCTTCCGTTTTCAGAAAATTAAGTATAGAAGATAACATTATGAGCGTTTTGCAGCTTACCAAGCTTTCTAAAAAAGAACGCCATATGAAAATGGAATCCCTAATTGAAGAATTTGGCCTAAATCATATTCGTACTAACCGTGGAGATCTTTTAAGTGGTGGGGAGCGGCGTCGTACCGAGATTGCTCGTGCCCTGGCAACCGACCCCAAGTTTATTCTTTTAGATGAACCTTTTGCAGGTGTAGATCCTGTTGCGGTGGAAGATATTCAGCGCATTGTAGCGCAACTAAAAAATAAAAATATCGGGATCCTAATTACCGATCATAATGTACAGGAAACTTTGGCAATTACAGACCGCACATATTTAATGTTTGAAGGAAGTATTCTTAAACACGGTATCCCGGAAGAACTTGCCGAAGATGAAATGGTTCGAAAAGTCTATCTTGGCCAAAACTTCGAACTTAGAAAGAAAAAGCTTTTTCAATAA
- a CDS encoding carboxymuconolactone decarboxylase family protein, which yields MINQVDEFNSYRQKMNDKILGENNKVLKRIFNLDTNAFAEGALDKKTKELLGLVASLVLRCDDCVKYHLESSFNEGLKREEVMETLSIGTLIGGTIVIPHLRRAFEYWESLEQANTEK from the coding sequence ATGATCAACCAGGTTGACGAATTTAATTCGTACCGCCAAAAAATGAACGATAAAATTCTTGGAGAGAATAATAAAGTTCTAAAACGTATTTTTAATTTAGATACCAATGCTTTTGCTGAAGGAGCATTAGATAAAAAAACTAAAGAGCTTTTAGGTCTTGTTGCATCATTGGTGTTACGTTGTGACGACTGCGTAAAATACCATTTAGAGAGCAGTTTTAATGAAGGTTTAAAGCGTGAAGAAGTAATGGAAACTTTAAGTATTGGAACCTTAATAGGAGGCACTATCGTGATTCCTCACTTAAGAAGGGCCTTTGAATACTGGGAATCTTTAGAACAAGCAAATACCGAAAAATAA
- the tatC gene encoding twin-arginine translocase subunit TatC, whose amino-acid sequence MKKIGLPQQEEPEMSFLDHLEELRWHLIRAVLAVVIAATVAFFLKGFIFDILLFGPSKGDFWSYNMLCKLSEMVGIDGGFCFEELPFTIQSRTMGGQFSAHVWTSITAGFIIAFPFVIYEFWKFVAPAMHENERKHAKGFIFVTSFLFFLGVLFGYYVVTPLSINFLGKYQVSELVLNEFDLSSYISLVRASVIATGLIFELPILIYFLTKVGVVTPQFLKTYRKYALVIVLIVSAVITPPDIVSQIIVAVPVLILYEVSIIISNIIYKREIKEKS is encoded by the coding sequence ATGAAAAAAATAGGACTGCCCCAACAAGAGGAACCAGAAATGTCTTTTTTAGATCATCTTGAAGAGTTAAGATGGCATCTAATACGAGCTGTGCTCGCCGTAGTTATTGCGGCAACTGTAGCTTTTTTTCTGAAAGGCTTTATTTTTGACATCCTTCTCTTTGGCCCTAGTAAAGGTGATTTCTGGTCGTACAATATGCTCTGTAAATTATCCGAAATGGTAGGAATCGATGGTGGTTTTTGTTTTGAGGAGCTGCCATTTACCATACAGAGTAGAACCATGGGTGGCCAGTTTTCTGCACACGTATGGACCTCGATAACCGCCGGTTTTATTATAGCCTTCCCTTTTGTAATCTACGAATTTTGGAAGTTTGTGGCACCGGCAATGCATGAAAATGAACGTAAACATGCCAAAGGCTTTATTTTTGTAACTTCATTTTTATTCTTTTTAGGTGTCCTTTTTGGCTATTATGTAGTAACCCCATTATCCATCAACTTCCTTGGGAAGTATCAGGTTAGTGAACTGGTATTAAACGAATTTGACTTAAGTAGTTATATCAGCCTGGTAAGGGCTTCGGTAATCGCAACAGGACTTATATTCGAGCTTCCTATCCTTATTTATTTTCTTACAAAAGTGGGCGTGGTCACCCCTCAATTTTTAAAAACATATAGAAAATACGCACTGGTAATTGTACTCATAGTCTCTGCGGTAATTACACCTCCAGATATTGTAAGTCAGATTATTGTTGCTGTACCGGTACTTATACTTTACGAGGTAAGTATTATTATTTCGAATATTATTTATAAAAGAGAAATTAAAGAAAAAAGTTAG
- a CDS encoding KpsF/GutQ family sugar-phosphate isomerase, translating into MKLQQKILNVAKETVKIEAKAIANLEHLIDNEFVEAVENIYNSKGRVIVTGIGKSAVIGSKIVATLNSTGTPAIFMHAADAIHGDLGIIQRDDIVICISKSGNSPEIKVLVPFIKDFHNTLIAITANRDSFLGKSSDFILNSYVEKEACPNNLAPTTSTTAQLVIGDALAICLLELRGFSKEDFAKYHPGGSLGKKLYLRVKDIAQQNMKPSVSPETTVTDAIIIISENMLGVTAVLENDKIVGIITDGDIRRMLKNNDEFKNLTAGDIMSTSPKSIDEEALATQALDLLEENKISQLLATKNGKYSGVVHIHNLIREGIL; encoded by the coding sequence TTGAAACTTCAGCAAAAAATTTTAAATGTCGCCAAAGAAACTGTAAAAATCGAAGCTAAAGCGATTGCAAATTTAGAACATCTTATTGATAATGAATTTGTAGAAGCCGTAGAAAATATTTATAATTCTAAAGGAAGGGTTATTGTTACCGGTATAGGAAAAAGTGCAGTTATAGGTAGTAAAATCGTTGCGACCTTAAATTCTACCGGAACTCCAGCCATATTTATGCATGCTGCAGATGCTATACACGGGGATTTAGGCATTATTCAAAGAGACGATATCGTTATATGTATTAGTAAAAGCGGGAATAGTCCTGAAATTAAGGTGTTAGTTCCGTTTATTAAGGATTTTCATAATACGCTTATTGCCATCACTGCCAACAGAGATTCATTTTTAGGAAAATCATCAGATTTCATCTTGAATTCTTATGTAGAGAAAGAAGCTTGCCCTAATAATCTGGCCCCAACAACAAGTACTACCGCACAATTGGTTATTGGCGATGCTTTAGCTATTTGTTTGTTAGAATTAAGAGGTTTTTCAAAGGAAGATTTTGCGAAATATCATCCAGGCGGCAGTCTGGGAAAAAAACTATATTTGCGCGTTAAGGATATCGCACAGCAAAATATGAAACCAAGTGTTTCTCCAGAAACCACCGTTACCGATGCCATCATAATTATTTCTGAAAATATGCTGGGAGTAACTGCTGTTTTGGAAAATGATAAAATTGTTGGTATTATAACCGATGGCGATATTCGTAGAATGCTAAAAAACAATGACGAATTTAAGAACCTTACCGCTGGTGATATCATGAGTACCTCTCCTAAAAGTATCGATGAAGAAGCTTTGGCTACCCAGGCACTCGATCTTCTGGAGGAAAATAAAATATCTCAATTATTAGCTACCAAAAACGGAAAATACAGTGGGGTGGTTCATATTCATAATTTAATAAGAGAAGGAATTTTATAA
- the recQ gene encoding DNA helicase RecQ, which produces MSLTEIDLHKQLKKYFGFSQFKGLQEDVVASIVHKNDTFVIMPTGGGKSLCYQLPALIEEGTAIVVSPLIALMKNQVDAIRGISSEYGVAHVLNSSLNKTEVKQVKEDIINGVTKLLYVAPESLTKEDYVDFLKEQKISFLAIDEAHCISEWGHDFRPEYRNLRQIIKRIGENIPIIALTATATPKVQEDILKNLGIPKAKTFKASFNRPNLYYEVRPKTKNVDADIIRFVKQNNGKSGIIYCLSRKKVEELAQTLQVNGINAIPYHAGLDAKTRSKHQDMFLMEEVDVVVATIAFGMGIDKPDVRFVIHHDIPKSIESYYQETGRAGRDGGEGHCLAFYAYKDIEKLEKFMSGKPVAEQEVGHALLQEVVAYAETSISRRKFILHYFGEEFDEKTGDGASMDDNVRNPKKQHEAKEELELLIKVIKDTKELYKSKEVVKTLMGKSNALIVSHKTDANPLFGKGKDKDESFWMALTRQALVAGYLKKDIETYGVIKLTPKGEEFLKQPESFMMTHDHIFDENTDNAAVTSKASTGVDDKLVGMLKELRKKVAKKNGVPPFVVFQDPSIEDMALKYPVDLKELGNIHGVGEGKAKKYGKDFVNLIARYVEDNEIIRPDDLVVKTTGANSGLKLFIIQSVDRKLPLNDIASAKGMEMPEFIKEMEAIVYSGTKLNIDYYLEEILDEDQQEELHEYFLEAETDKIEAALEEFDGDYDDEELRLFRIKFISEVAN; this is translated from the coding sequence ATGAGTTTGACTGAAATTGATTTACATAAACAACTGAAGAAATATTTTGGCTTTAGCCAGTTTAAAGGTCTTCAGGAAGATGTTGTGGCCAGTATCGTACATAAAAACGATACTTTTGTAATAATGCCAACAGGAGGAGGTAAATCCCTATGCTACCAGCTACCTGCATTGATTGAAGAAGGAACAGCAATTGTAGTATCGCCCCTAATCGCCTTAATGAAAAACCAGGTAGATGCCATTCGTGGAATTTCTTCGGAATACGGCGTTGCTCATGTTTTAAATTCTTCGCTTAATAAAACGGAAGTAAAACAGGTAAAAGAGGATATTATCAACGGTGTGACCAAGCTACTTTATGTAGCGCCAGAGTCGCTTACAAAAGAAGATTATGTTGATTTCCTAAAAGAGCAAAAGATATCTTTTCTGGCTATCGATGAAGCGCATTGTATAAGCGAGTGGGGACATGATTTTAGACCTGAATATCGGAATTTGCGGCAAATTATTAAACGTATTGGAGAGAATATTCCAATTATTGCCCTTACCGCTACTGCCACTCCAAAAGTGCAGGAAGATATTCTTAAAAATCTTGGGATACCAAAAGCTAAAACCTTTAAGGCAAGTTTTAACCGGCCTAATTTGTATTACGAGGTAAGACCGAAAACAAAAAATGTTGATGCGGATATTATTCGTTTTGTAAAACAAAACAATGGTAAAAGCGGGATCATTTATTGTCTTAGCCGAAAAAAGGTAGAAGAACTTGCGCAGACGCTTCAGGTAAATGGAATAAATGCTATTCCCTATCATGCTGGCTTAGATGCTAAGACAAGGTCGAAACATCAGGATATGTTCCTGATGGAAGAAGTAGATGTTGTAGTCGCTACCATTGCTTTTGGAATGGGAATAGATAAGCCTGATGTACGCTTTGTAATTCATCATGATATTCCAAAAAGTATCGAGAGTTATTATCAGGAAACGGGTAGAGCCGGGCGTGATGGCGGAGAAGGACATTGCCTGGCTTTTTATGCTTATAAAGACATTGAAAAGTTAGAGAAGTTTATGAGTGGTAAGCCTGTTGCAGAGCAGGAGGTAGGCCACGCATTGCTTCAGGAAGTGGTGGCTTATGCAGAAACTTCGATTTCGCGTCGAAAATTTATTCTTCATTATTTTGGTGAAGAATTCGACGAAAAAACAGGAGATGGTGCGTCGATGGATGATAATGTTCGTAATCCTAAAAAGCAACACGAGGCCAAAGAGGAGTTAGAACTTCTCATAAAAGTAATTAAGGACACGAAGGAGTTATACAAATCCAAAGAAGTAGTAAAGACCCTTATGGGGAAAAGTAACGCTTTAATTGTATCGCATAAAACCGATGCTAATCCTCTTTTTGGAAAAGGGAAAGATAAAGACGAAAGCTTTTGGATGGCGTTGACCAGGCAGGCACTTGTTGCTGGCTATCTTAAAAAAGATATAGAAACCTATGGTGTAATAAAATTAACACCAAAAGGGGAAGAGTTTTTAAAGCAGCCCGAGTCATTTATGATGACTCACGATCATATTTTTGATGAAAATACCGATAATGCCGCTGTAACATCTAAAGCTTCAACCGGAGTCGATGATAAATTAGTAGGCATGCTAAAGGAACTACGAAAAAAAGTGGCCAAGAAAAACGGTGTTCCACCATTCGTGGTTTTTCAGGATCCGTCTATAGAAGATATGGCACTTAAATATCCCGTAGATCTAAAAGAGCTAGGAAATATTCATGGTGTTGGTGAGGGAAAAGCTAAAAAATACGGTAAAGATTTTGTGAACCTTATCGCAAGATATGTAGAGGATAATGAAATTATTCGTCCAGACGATTTAGTCGTAAAAACGACAGGAGCAAATAGTGGTTTAAAATTATTTATCATCCAGAGTGTGGATAGAAAATTACCACTAAACGATATCGCTTCAGCTAAAGGTATGGAGATGCCTGAATTTATTAAAGAAATGGAAGCTATTGTATATAGTGGAACCAAGCTGAATATCGATTATTATCTTGAGGAAATTTTGGATGAGGATCAGCAGGAAGAATTACATGAATATTTTCTGGAAGCTGAAACCGATAAAATTGAAGCCGCACTTGAAGAATTTGATGGAGATTACGATGATGAGGAACTTCGCTTATTTAGAATCAAATTTATAAGTGAAGTCGCAAACTAA
- a CDS encoding zinc metalloprotease, which translates to MKKFYKYFYTLFLFVAITSCSSDGNGIDDPTDDEPAIDRSLNKKGLGDSAHDLLSDDTYTSIKIEVLYVDGYQPTVAAMNNFKAFLEERVYKPDGISISSRPVASSGLAPFEIQEIVDIEDKERSFYNVGDEISIYIYFADGSNEDDTDQRYVLGSAYRNTSMVIYGETINKFANRVNAPSKSVIETAVLNHEFGHLFGLVNVGTELQSDHEDPDSDGHCTEEKCLMRASLEFGTGIINQIRGTPPELGPKCIADLQANGGK; encoded by the coding sequence ATGAAGAAGTTTTACAAGTATTTTTATACACTTTTCCTATTTGTAGCAATCACCTCTTGTTCTAGTGATGGCAATGGGATCGATGATCCTACTGATGACGAACCAGCAATCGATCGATCATTAAATAAAAAAGGACTTGGGGATTCTGCCCATGACCTATTAAGCGATGATACTTATACTTCGATTAAAATCGAAGTATTATATGTAGATGGCTATCAGCCTACCGTTGCGGCTATGAATAATTTTAAGGCATTCCTGGAAGAACGGGTTTACAAACCTGATGGCATTTCTATTAGTTCCCGACCAGTGGCGTCATCAGGCCTTGCACCTTTCGAAATTCAGGAAATTGTAGATATCGAAGATAAGGAGCGAAGTTTCTATAATGTAGGCGACGAAATTAGTATTTATATTTATTTTGCTGACGGCAGCAACGAAGATGATACGGATCAACGTTATGTTCTGGGATCGGCTTATCGTAATACCTCCATGGTTATATATGGGGAGACTATAAATAAATTTGCAAACAGAGTAAATGCGCCTAGCAAAAGCGTGATAGAAACTGCGGTGTTAAATCACGAATTTGGGCATTTATTTGGCTTGGTAAATGTTGGTACCGAACTTCAAAGTGATCATGAAGATCCTGATTCTGATGGGCATTGTACTGAAGAAAAATGTTTAATGCGCGCTTCTTTAGAGTTTGGTACGGGCATTATCAATCAGATTCGTGGTACACCTCCTGAACTTGGACCAAAGTGTATTGCTGATCTTCAAGCAAACGGCGGAAAATAA
- a CDS encoding class I SAM-dependent methyltransferase, whose protein sequence is MKEKDIFGMAMKAYYFKKDKTPIIVHSPDFDDDEIAIEYLFRDFSEMPKTEQQALQLAYGTVLDVGCGAGSHALYLQRKNFKVKAIDTSAGAIAIAKERGVINADVKDFYAEHETYDTLLFLMNGTGIIGNLINTDNFLAICKEVLKPGGQILIDSSDLSFLEDEEEPNNDLDRKYIGEIDFCISYKGEKSNYFPWLYMDFELLKLAAEKNNFNCELIVEGKHYDYLAKLTIRND, encoded by the coding sequence ATGAAGGAAAAAGATATCTTCGGAATGGCGATGAAAGCCTATTATTTCAAAAAAGATAAAACTCCGATTATTGTACATTCGCCAGATTTTGACGATGACGAGATTGCCATTGAATACCTTTTCAGGGATTTTTCTGAAATGCCAAAAACCGAGCAGCAGGCGTTACAACTCGCCTACGGAACTGTGCTTGATGTAGGTTGCGGTGCTGGAAGTCATGCACTTTATCTTCAGCGAAAAAATTTTAAGGTAAAAGCGATTGATACTTCTGCGGGTGCCATAGCCATTGCTAAAGAACGCGGGGTTATTAATGCTGATGTAAAAGATTTTTATGCCGAACATGAAACATATGACACCTTATTGTTTTTAATGAATGGAACCGGAATTATTGGTAACCTTATAAATACCGATAACTTTCTAGCTATCTGTAAAGAAGTGCTAAAACCGGGGGGGCAGATTTTAATCGATTCTTCAGATCTTAGTTTTCTCGAAGATGAGGAAGAACCTAATAATGATTTAGATCGTAAGTATATAGGAGAAATTGATTTTTGTATAAGCTATAAAGGAGAAAAGTCCAATTATTTTCCATGGCTCTATATGGACTTTGAATTGCTTAAATTAGCAGCCGAAAAAAATAATTTTAATTGCGAATTAATAGTCGAAGGAAAGCATTACGACTATCTAGCAAAACTTACCATTAGAAATGATTAA
- a CDS encoding YkgJ family cysteine cluster protein, with the protein MQEILKELPGKAKDKQKENKKFFSKLKKRPPKDLDVKMQQMHEEEFARTNCLDCANCCKTTGPLFTNKDIERISKFLKLKPQQFIDQYLRVDEDKDYVLQNVPCTFLGNDNYCLIYDVRPKACREYPHTDRKDFHKISNLTIKNTAICPAAFNIVEEMKRRIKV; encoded by the coding sequence ATGCAGGAAATTTTAAAAGAGCTGCCGGGAAAGGCCAAAGATAAGCAGAAGGAAAATAAAAAGTTTTTTTCTAAGCTAAAGAAACGACCACCAAAAGATTTAGACGTTAAAATGCAACAAATGCATGAGGAAGAGTTTGCTAGAACCAATTGTTTGGACTGTGCAAATTGCTGTAAAACTACGGGACCGCTGTTTACAAATAAAGATATAGAACGCATTAGTAAATTTTTAAAACTGAAGCCACAGCAATTTATCGATCAGTATCTTAGAGTAGACGAAGATAAAGATTATGTGTTGCAAAATGTTCCCTGTACTTTTTTAGGAAATGATAACTACTGCTTAATCTACGATGTGAGACCAAAAGCCTGCCGGGAATATCCCCATACAGATAGAAAAGACTTTCATAAAATATCGAATCTTACTATCAAAAATACCGCTATTTGCCCTGCTGCTTTTAATATTGTAGAAGAAATGAAACGCCGGATAAAAGTTTAA
- a CDS encoding class I SAM-dependent methyltransferase, with the protein MQRWEDRFQKEEYAYGIEPNKFLAQQLNHFKPGKILFGAEGEGRNAVYAAKEGWNVSAFDISTEGKNKALKLAKSNQVHIDYRVGHLPDLKFKPNHFDVIALIYAHFPAEIRKKFHSIVSTHLKPGGRIIFEAFGEHHLKYLKENPNVSGPKDQASLFSKKEVQKDFKDFKVILLEEKPVALQESLYHNGTGSVLRFIAEKL; encoded by the coding sequence TTGCAAAGATGGGAAGATCGTTTTCAAAAAGAGGAATACGCCTACGGAATTGAACCAAATAAGTTTCTAGCACAGCAACTTAACCACTTTAAACCGGGAAAAATACTTTTTGGGGCTGAAGGTGAAGGAAGAAACGCCGTTTATGCAGCTAAAGAGGGCTGGAATGTTTCAGCTTTCGACATTAGTACTGAAGGTAAAAATAAGGCCTTAAAATTGGCAAAATCAAATCAAGTTCATATTGATTATAGGGTTGGTCATCTCCCCGATTTAAAGTTTAAACCTAACCACTTTGATGTTATAGCATTAATCTACGCTCATTTTCCTGCCGAAATTCGTAAAAAATTCCATTCAATAGTAAGCACTCATCTTAAACCAGGTGGTCGTATTATTTTTGAAGCTTTTGGAGAACATCATTTAAAATATCTTAAAGAAAATCCTAATGTTAGTGGCCCTAAGGATCAGGCTTCTTTATTTTCTAAAAAGGAAGTACAGAAGGATTTCAAAGATTTTAAAGTGATTCTTTTAGAAGAAAAGCCTGTAGCACTTCAAGAAAGTTTATATCACAATGGCACCGGATCTGTACTCCGTTTTATCGCAGAAAAGTTATAG
- a CDS encoding exo-beta-N-acetylmuramidase NamZ family protein, which translates to MINRLFKSTFLFTLIVILSCGNVEADKNRTQSSSTKNKNHINSSEEIIEDIVVGANQTDLYMPLLHGKKVGVVGNQSSLILNKNKEYVHLVDSLLALNVVLKKVFAPEHGFRGKADAGEKVEDGKDPKTGLPVISLYGNNKKPKPEQLEDIEILIFDLQDVGARFYTYISSLHYVMEACAENNIKLLVFDRPNPNGHYVDGPILEKEYQSFVGMHPIPVVHGLTMGEYAKMINGENWLKNGIHCNLQVIKMSNYDHQKKYSLPVKPSPNLPNDKSINLYPSLCFFEGTNVNAGRGTHKQFQVFGSPFLNAKEFSYTYTPISMDGAKSPKHLGKKCFGEDLSESTYLNKINLKWLIKAYNNTANKAEFFNSFFTKLAGTEKLQKQIENGLSEEEIRSTWKSGLKQFKIKREQYLLYQ; encoded by the coding sequence ATGATTAACCGGTTATTCAAAAGTACATTTTTATTCACTCTTATCGTAATTCTTTCTTGCGGAAACGTAGAAGCCGATAAAAATAGAACTCAGTCCTCTTCAACGAAAAATAAGAATCATATCAATTCTTCCGAAGAAATAATAGAGGATATTGTTGTGGGTGCTAATCAAACAGATTTATACATGCCATTGCTACACGGCAAAAAAGTTGGAGTAGTAGGAAATCAATCCTCCTTAATACTTAATAAAAATAAAGAGTATGTGCATCTGGTCGATTCGCTTCTGGCACTCAATGTAGTGCTAAAAAAAGTTTTTGCACCTGAACATGGTTTTAGAGGAAAAGCCGATGCTGGTGAAAAAGTGGAAGACGGCAAAGATCCAAAAACAGGATTACCTGTAATTTCCCTATATGGAAATAATAAAAAGCCTAAACCCGAACAATTAGAGGATATCGAGATATTGATTTTTGATCTTCAGGACGTCGGGGCTCGCTTTTATACCTATATTTCGTCGTTACATTATGTAATGGAAGCCTGTGCTGAAAATAATATTAAACTTTTGGTTTTTGACCGCCCAAACCCTAACGGCCATTATGTAGATGGACCGATTCTCGAAAAAGAATATCAAAGTTTTGTGGGAATGCATCCTATTCCCGTTGTACATGGTTTAACGATGGGAGAATACGCCAAAATGATCAATGGGGAAAACTGGTTAAAAAACGGTATTCATTGTAATCTGCAAGTAATTAAAATGAGTAATTACGATCACCAAAAAAAATATAGTTTACCGGTAAAACCTTCTCCTAATCTACCCAATGATAAATCTATAAACCTTTATCCTAGTCTTTGTTTTTTTGAAGGAACCAATGTTAACGCCGGTCGCGGTACCCATAAACAATTTCAGGTTTTTGGGTCCCCTTTTTTAAATGCTAAAGAGTTTTCGTATACGTATACGCCAATATCAATGGATGGCGCAAAAAGCCCTAAACACTTAGGCAAAAAATGTTTTGGTGAAGATCTTAGCGAAAGTACGTATTTAAATAAAATCAACTTAAAATGGCTTATAAAAGCATATAATAACACTGCAAATAAAGCCGAATTTTTCAATAGCTTTTTCACTAAACTTGCCGGTACAGAAAAACTACAAAAACAAATAGAAAATGGCCTAAGCGAAGAAGAAATTAGATCAACCTGGAAAAGCGGATTAAAACAGTTTAAGATAAAACGAGAACAATATTTGCTATATCAATAA
- a CDS encoding ABC transporter permease yields MNFELFVVKRLISANKDKSSISSPIIKIAIAAIAIGVVMMLVSFATGLGLQKKIRDKIAAFNGHIIITNYDNNSSEVTLEPVSKDQDFYPDFNAVSGITHVQGTATKAGIIRTADDFEGVIVKGVGTDYDWSFFKDFLVAGKLPDYSSNLNDEVLISRYLANRLHLKVGDRAPTYFLREGRDRPFVRGFKIVGIYDSGFQDFDELYLIADLRHIQKLNGWKDNEVGNFEVFINDFDQLDEKWNEVYLNTGSFLDAQHIGQKYYNIFEWLSLFDFNIALIIGIMILVAGINMITALLVLILERTQMIGIFKALGTQDWSVRKIFLYNAGYLILLGLFWGNVIGLGLLFIQKYFKLIPLNPETYYVSEVPIYISWDYILAVNAGTLILCMLMLLIPSMIIAKISPVKSIKFE; encoded by the coding sequence TTGAATTTTGAATTATTTGTAGTTAAGCGTTTAATAAGCGCCAATAAAGATAAAAGTAGTATTTCCTCGCCTATTATAAAAATTGCCATTGCTGCAATTGCAATCGGAGTGGTGATGATGCTGGTATCTTTTGCTACAGGTTTGGGGTTGCAAAAGAAAATCAGGGATAAAATAGCAGCTTTTAACGGGCATATTATTATTACCAATTACGATAATAATAGCAGTGAAGTTACGCTAGAGCCGGTTTCTAAGGACCAGGATTTTTATCCAGATTTTAATGCGGTTTCTGGAATAACGCACGTACAGGGTACCGCTACTAAAGCAGGAATCATTAGAACTGCAGATGATTTTGAAGGAGTAATTGTAAAAGGAGTAGGGACCGATTATGATTGGTCTTTTTTTAAAGATTTTTTAGTTGCAGGAAAATTACCCGATTATTCATCCAATCTTAATGATGAGGTTTTAATTTCCAGATATCTTGCAAACCGGTTACATTTAAAAGTTGGGGATCGCGCGCCTACTTATTTTCTTAGGGAAGGCAGGGACCGCCCTTTTGTGCGCGGATTTAAAATTGTTGGAATTTATGATTCAGGTTTTCAGGATTTTGATGAACTGTATTTAATTGCTGATTTACGACATATCCAAAAGTTAAATGGCTGGAAGGACAACGAGGTTGGTAATTTTGAAGTTTTTATAAATGATTTTGATCAGCTGGATGAAAAATGGAACGAGGTTTATCTAAACACCGGGTCGTTTTTGGACGCGCAGCATATTGGCCAGAAATATTATAATATTTTTGAATGGCTTTCCCTTTTCGATTTTAATATTGCCCTGATTATCGGCATTATGATTTTGGTAGCCGGGATAAATATGATCACTGCGTTGCTAGTACTTATTTTAGAGCGTACGCAAATGATAGGTATTTTTAAAGCATTGGGAACCCAGGATTGGTCGGTTAGAAAGATCTTTTTGTATAATGCGGGCTACCTCATTTTGCTTGGCTTATTTTGGGGGAATGTGATAGGTTTGGGATTACTTTTTATCCAGAAGTATTTTAAATTAATTCCTTTAAATCCAGAGACCTATTATGTAAGCGAAGTTCCTATTTATATAAGTTGGGATTATATTTTGGCCGTGAATGCCGGGACGCTTATTCTGTGTATGCTAATGTTGCTTATCCCTTCGATGATTATCGCTAAAATATCGCCAGTAAAATCGATAAAATTCGAGTAA